The stretch of DNA CTATCATGATGGTGTGCATTCTGGATCCCAAGCTTCACACTcccatgtatttctttcttactAATCTGTCCATCTTAGATCTCTGTTACACCACAAGCACAGTCCCTCATATGCTGACGAATATTTCTCACAACAAGAAGACCATCAGCTATGCTGGCTGTGTGGCCCAGCTCATCATCTTCCTGGCCCTGGGTGCTACTGAGTGTCTCCTCCTCGCTGTTATGTCCTTTGACAGGTATGTGGCGATTTGCAGACCCCTCCACTATGTTGTCATCATGAACCCTTGGTTCTGCTTGAGGATGATAGCCTTTTCCTGGTTCACTGGCTTCAGCAACTCAGTACTGCAGTCCTCCTTGACTCTTAACATGCCACGGTGTGGTCATCAAGAAGTGGACCACTTTTTCTGCGAGGTTCCTGCCCTTCTCAAGTTGTCCTGTGCTGACACAAAGCCGATTGTTGCTGAGCTTTTTTTCTTCAGTGTGTTAATTCTGCTGATTCCAGTGACATTGATCCTCATCTCCTATGGCTTCATAGCTCAAGCAGTATTGAGAATCAAATCGGCAGAAGGACGACGAAAAGCTTTTGGGACGTGTGGGTCTCACATGGTtgtagtctctctcttttttggaacaggcatatacatgtatctacaaCCACCTTCTTCCACCTCTAAGGACTGGGGGAAAATTGTTTCCCTCTTCTATGGGATATTCACACCCATGTTGAACCCCCTCATCTATAGCCTTAGAAATAAAGATATGAAGAAGGCCTTTAAGAGGCTGATGCTGTTAGTATTTTACCATAAAAAGTAAGAAGTGTTCCATCATGATGAGAATCTTCtgagtctttttttctcttcaaaacaGTAATAAGGTTCgaactgatttttctatttttcaggcTTTTACAAGTTTACGGAATTAGGCCAACAGTTAGAAAATCTTCCTTGCTTCAGGAAGCAATGCTGAAACCATAagctatatttttctaaattaaaagcttctttgctttctataaGGTTCCTCAATGCACTTTGTTTCTTGAGGCCAAACCATACTAATTCCTTCTTGTCAATGCCTGACTATTCAGAACACTTGGATGGTTCACCTTCCCACTTATACTACATGTTAGAGAACTATCTTGTCTACCACCTTAGTTAGGGAGTTCCATATCTTTGTGGCTACATAACTAGCAATCCCAAGACAGAGGTTTTCCCATAGCAAACAAGTCCTCATATGCACCCTTCAGAACTGTCCCAAGCATGTAGTCTGTACCAAATCTAGTAATAGCTGGCTTTAAACTAGCTAAGTGTGTACGTCTCATTCCAGAATCTGCAAATATCAGttgaactttttaaatatttatttatttatttttcactctgctgagtctttgttgctacacacaggctttctctagttgcagcgagcagtaCCTACACTGCAGTTGCGATGAGAGGActtctcaatgcagtggcttctcctgttgtggagcacaaggtccagggcacgtgggcttcagcagtagtggcacataggcttacttgctctgtggcatatggggtcttcccaggtcagggatcaaaccagtgtcccttgcatcgcaaggtgggttcttaaccactgggccatcaaggaagccctcagttaaattttatttccaaccCTCTTTTTAATTCATCCCTTTATTTCTGAtgaattgcatttttttcctttattccttcatTCCCCAAATTCTTGCTTATCCCAAGCTCTGCACCAAACACATAGGATCTCCTCTAAATTATgatcttatttataaaaatgttgatAGGAAGTTTTTCTTGATATTGATCTGAATAATTCATTCTTTATTTGGGTagtcagtaagtatttattgatcACTAGGTAGCACTAGACCAGAGAGAAAACAATCACAGTTCCTCTACTAAAAAATATTCTAGTTCGCAGAGGaaatgactcttttttttcttttttttaaatttatttttattagttggaggctaattactttacaatattgtagtggtttttgtcatacattgacatgaatcagccttggatttacatatattccccatcccgattccccctaccacctccctctccaccagaatGACTCTTAAACGCAGACACTTAAATGATTACTTGCACTTAGCAATGTAAGGGCATAGGTGGGACAGCATTTTAGGCAGCAGAGAATAGGttacaaaacacacaaaaagaggCTGGAGATGATAACTGAAAAGTTTGGACTTTATCCAGTTATGAAAGCAGAATACTTAGAGCACAGAAGGTAGCAGTAGTACAAACTATCTAAAAACCTAAGTACAGACTACAGCAGAATATATAATAAGCATGTGTTTACTAAATGtgacatttcaaataaatgggTAAGggaaaaagtttaaatatatggagtttaaaatgtttgtttagcacaaaaagaaagcaataagCATTTAAAGATGCCGTGAACGAATGAAtacaattatatctcagtataggtgccttttaaaaaatttcccaacCAGTTTGTACCACTGCCATATGATAGACATTTCCAACTCAACACAATCAAAAGCTGAACACCTGCTCTTTCCACCACAAAGCCTTCTTCTAAAGCTATTTTAGTAAATGGATTCACTTGTTGTGAATTTGCAAATCAGAAACCATTAGCCATATCTGAAACCATCCTCTGCATAATTTTCCATATCAACACCATTACCAAGACAAATCAGTCATTCCTCCTTTGTACTTCCCACCCCTCCATTCTTTTCCATCTTCACACTCCTGGTTCCATCCTCTTTTATCTAGACCTACCCTATTACCCAGTCTGTCTTTATGCACTCCTGCAGACTCTGCAACACACTTTAGGAAATACAGCCAGGGTCATCATTTCAATGCACACATGATCATTCCACTTTTCCTACTTGCACTGGAGATTATCTGTGGCTTTCCATTGCTCACGAGTTAAACATAAATGTTTATTTCCCAGCCATACAGCCTTCTGTCTTGCACTGAACATTTTTCCTTAAAGCACAGAATATTTGAGCATTCTTATCTTTCcacacctggcatgctgcagaccatggggtctcaaagagttggacacaactgagcaactgaactacaacaaaTCCTTCTACCTAATTACTAGTTGCTCAGGCCTCATCATTTattagaaaatcttttttgtgGTCTCCCTGATTTAGTCAAATACCCACAAATTTACTTGCTTACCGTGTACCTCTCATTTATGGCATTTATCCTTTTAAGTGATCATTTGATAAGTGCCATTACCTACTACTAGACTGTAACAAAGAGTGAAGATTGGTTTTGCTCACCAAGACACTCACAAAACTTAATTTTGgagacaaaaatttaaatatctgttgTCAAAACTATTGATAATTTTAGCTAACAcccaaattttcatttattcttttaacaaTTTTCAGAGATATAAAACTCTCTGAAGTGAAGAAAATGGTCATATGAAATTCCATGGTGGGATATAAACTTAAACTCTCAAAGgctaaagaaattgaatttctctgtaaaaatgaaaatctagTGATTGTCACATAGTTATTAGtaatcatttctcttttaaaaattacacaagTGCAGTACTCTATTTTAGTAAAAGCAAACAGTTTTATGGAAGAGAAATCATCCTTTAACATTGTTGGCATATTAGTTTATCCCTCTAGGAATCAAGGTTATAGTTTCTCTTCATGTGCATTATATCTTACTAATATACCTAGGTTCTTATTTATTAagtgaaagattctttaaattctatagcACTTTACAGTTTTCAAGATTCACACACATGATTCCATAAAATCCCATAAAaccctttttttttcctacccctGTATTGCCCTTCCCACTTTCCTCTCCACACTGATAACCATTAGCCAGTCCTcagtatctgtgagtctgcttcttttttgctaTAATCactagtttttgtgttttttagggTCctgcacataagtgatatcatacagtatttgcctttctctgtctgacttatttcacgtaaaataatgccctccaagtctatCCATACTGCTGGAGATGgcaaattttaattctttttgctaTATCTCCTCAAGCAAGGGAAATGAAGGCAAAATTTTTAAGAGGGGACTacatcaaacaaaaaaatccttttcacaacaaaggaaacgggggggggggggggggggggcggacccaagatggcggaggagtaggacggagagaccactttctctcctagaaattcatcaaaagaataactgaacgcagagcaaacttcacaaaacaacttctgatcgctagctgaggtcatcaggcgcccagaaaagcagcccattgtcttcgaaaggaggtaggacaaattataaaagataaaaagcgagacaaaagagctaaggacggagattcctcctgggaagggacttaatagaggacgttcccagacaccggggaaccctcgcactggcgggcctgggggaagtgttggaatctcagagtttgaatctgactgggagggatacaataaataaaacccacagattaggagcctaaaagcaactcccagcagaaaagtaccccagacgcccgcatccgccaccagcaagtgggggcggaacggagaggagctggcggcattacttggggctggatccgggcctgagtgccctgaggacaatcagagggagcttttgtgagttgccagcttgaactgtgggacagcaaaagaga from Muntiacus reevesi chromosome 20, mMunRee1.1, whole genome shotgun sequence encodes:
- the LOC136151778 gene encoding putative olfactory receptor 2B3; protein product: MNWANESSPKEFVLLGFSDKPWLQKPLFMLLLISYTTTIFGNVSIMMVCILDPKLHTPMYFFLTNLSILDLCYTTSTVPHMLTNISHNKKTISYAGCVAQLIIFLALGATECLLLAVMSFDRYVAICRPLHYVVIMNPWFCLRMIAFSWFTGFSNSVLQSSLTLNMPRCGHQEVDHFFCEVPALLKLSCADTKPIVAELFFFSVLILLIPVTLILISYGFIAQAVLRIKSAEGRRKAFGTCGSHMVVVSLFFGTGIYMYLQPPSSTSKDWGKIVSLFYGIFTPMLNPLIYSLRNKDMKKAFKRLMLLVFYHKK